From the genome of Streptomyces sp. S4.7:
GGATCGCAAGGGGAGCCGTGGGAGTCGTGCGGCTCCTGGCCCGCGCTCTCGGATGACCCTTGGCCCACCACGGCCAGGCCCTCGCGAGCACCGGCGGCAGGACAACACGGCCGAACGCGCCGCCCTGAGGTGTCGCGCAACGGCGACTACGAGCAGGCCCTGCGCACACCGGCGGACACGGCCCCTCCACGCCGCCGGGACCGCCGTGGAGGGGCGCTGTCTGCGGGCGGGCGCCACCATGACGCCGCGCCTACCGGGGCGGATTCGCCGCCACCACTCCCCCTGGTCGGCTTTCCCCACAGACGACGGAGGACGGGCAGCTCGGCAACGGTGCTCCATCGGACCTGAACGGGGGCAGTCGCGGCCGTTGTCGGGCAGGTCCGTACCGTCGGCGGCCGAAGTCCCTGTGCCTCGTCCTCGACGCCTGCCGCGCCGAGCCGCCCGTCGGCAGCGCAGGGCCGGCTCCGCCGCCCGGCGGAGTCGGGCCGTGGCTGGTGGCCGGCTACGCAGGGCCATGCCGGTCACCTGCCGGAGCTCGTCGCGAGTGGTGCCGCTGACGGCCTGGACGGCCATGCCGTTTGCCATGGCCATGAGGTAACGGGCGAGTAGTTCGGGGTCGGTGCCCGGGGGCAGGCCGCCTTCCTCGACGGCTTGGCGGAGCCGGTAGTGGCCTGGACGGAGCCGTTCGGGAACGCGGTGGCCACCTGGCGGGCGGTCGGTTCCCGCAACGCACGCGCTCCGTAAGAGGCAGGGCCCTCGGTGGAGCGCTCGGCGACCTCGCTGACGGGTCCTCCTTGTTACCGAAGCGGTGCCTTTTGTCGCATCTCCACGCAATCGACCGCACTCTTTCCGTATCGATCGGTACGGAAGATGCTACAGTCTCATTCTGTATCGATCGGTACTTAAATTTGCGGAGGTCGTACTCATGGGACAACTTGACGGCAAGACCGCAGTCGTCACCGCCGGCAGCACCGGGATCGGACTGGCGACCTCGAAGCGACTCGCGGCCGAGGGCGCGCACGTGTTCATCACCGGCCGGCGCGAAGCGAGCTGCAGAAGGCGGCCGCCGCCATCGGCAACGCCACCGCGGTCTCCGGTGACGTCAGCGTCGCGGCCGACGTGGACCGCCTGTACGAGCGAGTGCGGGAGCACGGGCAGGGCCTGGACGTGCTGTTCGCCAACGCGGGCATCAACCACATCGCGACGTTGGCCGAGCTCACCGAGGACATCCATGACGCGGTCTTCGACATCAACGTCAAGGGCACCTTCCTCACTGTTCAGAGGGCCCTCCCGCTGCTCAACGACGGCGCCTCGGTGATCCTCACCGCGTCCACCGCCGCCGAGGGAGGCGCGGCGGGCATGAGCGCGTACGGAGCGTCGAAGGCGGCTGTACGGGCCTACGCCCGCGCCTGGGCCGACGAGCTCGGCAGCCGGGGTGTCCGGGTCAACGCGATCTCGCCGGGCCCGGTGAACACCCCGCTGTGGGACACCGCCTTCGGCGATCGCGCCAAGGAGATGAAGGAGACCGTCGCGGCCGGCCTGCCGCCCAAGCGGGTCGCCGACCCGGACGAGATCGCCGCCGCCGTGACCTTCCTCGCCTCGTCGGGCAGCAGCTTCGTCTACGGCGCGAATCTCTACGTCGACGGCGGAATGAACCAGATCCGACCGGCCCGCCGGTGGCGCTCAGGGGAGCGGGCAACCGGGGCATCGCAACTCGTCACCCTTCGAATAAACCCCGATCCGGGGCACTGAGAGGCAACCATGTCTGACGCCGAACTGCGCAACTTCTTCCAGCGCTACATCGACGCGCTCAACTCCCATGAGTTTCAGCGCATGACCGAGTTCATCCACGACAACCCCGTCATGAACGGTCACCCGGTCACCCGGGACGACGTCATCGCGGCCCTGGAGGGCCACACCGACGCGGTCCCGGACTTCACCTGGCGGGTCGAGGACCTCGCCATCGGCGGTGATCGAGTGGCGGCCCGTCTGTTCAACAAGGGCACACCCGCGAAGGAGTGGTTGGGCGTGCCCCCCACCGGCGCCACGGTCGAGTTCGCCGAGTACGCCTTCCACAGGGTTCGTGAGGGCGCTTCTACGAGATGAACTATCTGATGACGCCCAGGCAGTAGAGCGACAGCTGACCTGACCTGCCTCTGACGGCCCGTCCGGGCCGTCTGCGCGGAGTGCTCGCTCAACCTTGGCTGCGACAGGTCACGTCCGGTGCCGACCGGGACCGCTGCAGCACCCGCTCCGAGTGGACCAGGGGGCCGACGACTGGACTCCCCGGCGGCGCGGGGGCGTACTCCAACGACTTCGGTGTCTTCGACTGGGATGTCGAACGGGCCCCGGGGGCGCCGACGTGCTGCCTGGGCCGTGTTTCAAGTGGCGGGTGAGTCCTGGGCGGACAGTTCTTCCGCCAGTTCAATACAGCGCAGGCGGGCCGGTGAGAAGTCGTAGGGCATCTTGCCGATGGCTGCGAACGCGCTCATGGAGCCGGCCTCCCGCCTGCCGGAACCGGGGTCGGCCCCGTCATCGCCGTCATCGGCGGTAGCAGGGTGCAAGGTGTCCCAGGCGTCGAAGAGGCATCGTCGTCCTTGTCCAGGCCGGACTCCTCGATGACGGCGTGCAGGGCGTTTTCCAAGGCGTGCCGCTCGCCGGCCACTTGAGCCACCCGTGGATCATCGACGGCGACGCCGTCATCGAGTGCCTCCTCGGCGTCATCGATGCGGCCGGACTCCTCCCGCAGCGTGGGATGCGTGGCCAGGGCGATGAAGCGGGTGGCCTGGACAGCCGCGCCGAGCGGACCGAAGATCCGCTCGGTGACCAGCAGGGTGTCCAGGTCATCCTGACGCAGGGAACCCTCGGGAAGGCTCTTGAGGCGTTCGGTGACGAAGCCGGAGAGCAGGCCCATCCGGCTGCCTTCGGTGCGCATCCGCTGCACGGCGGTCCGTTGCCGCCGCAACTCCGCCTCCTGCTCGGCAAGGGTTTCCTCCAGCCGCTCCAGGATGCCCGCGATACCTTCTCCGCTGTCCGCACCGGCGGAAGCCGTGTCAGTGGTAAAGGCGTCACGGATGTCGTCCAGGGCGATCCCGGCGTCGGCCATCCTGCGGATCCACAGCAGGCGGATCATGTCCTCGTACCCGTAGCGGCGGCGGTCGTCGCCGCCCCGCTCAGGCTCGGGGAGCAGGCCGATCTCGTGGTAATGGCGAATCGCCCGTGGCGTACTGCCGGCGAAGGCCGCCGCGTCACCGATCTTGACCTGGCGGGGTGGCATGAAAGACCAATGCATGAGCGGGGACCTTTCCTCAAGGCATCGGGGCCCAGGGTCTGTCGTTTGGATCAGGCCGGATCAGGGAGCGGGGTCCGGTGCGTGCGATCGCAGGGCGGAGGAGGGAGGCATGGCGGAGCCGTGCCGACCGACGACAACGCGGCGGGCGTGCGTGCCGGGGACCGCGAGCCCGGCAAGATCCAGACGACAGACCCTAGGTCCACCGGACCACATGCCGCTACGGAAGGTGCAACCCCCGTACACCCGGTCCGGGCTCGCACTCGCCGACCCGCCCTCTCGGCCGGAAGGGACGGGGCAGGCGTTTAATCGGATGTGCGTGCGGCGCGGGGTTGTTAGGTTCGCCGTGTGCCGAAGTTGAATCAGATCATCGCAGTCGAAAAGGGCGTCAAGTCCAAGGCCCTCCAGGAGCTCACCCAGGCTCACCAGGACGTGCAGAAGCCCGCCCTGCTGGCCGGCATCTCCCGGACCTACCAGCCCAAGGACGAGGAGGGCGAGCAACTGCCGCCCGAGTCCACGCGGGTGCAGATCAAGGCCGAGGACGCTCTGCGGGCGACCGCCGGGACGCTGACGCGGCTCTTCGACGTGACCGCGACGAAGGACTGGGCGAACCGGTCCGCGGTCGCGGACGTGGTGGTCGACGGTACGGTGCTGTTGCCCCAGGTGCCCGTCCCGTACCTGTTGTTCCTGGAGAAGCAACTCACCGACCTGCACACCTTCGTGCGCAAGCTGCCGGTGCTCGACGCCTCCGAGTCGTGGAACCTGGACCCCTCGACGGACTCGTGGAAGACGGACCCGGTGCGAACCATCCGCACGAAGAAGGTTCCGCGCAACCACGTGAAGGCCGAGGCCACGGAGAAGCACCCGGCGCAGGTCGAGGTGTACTACGAGGACGTCCCGGTCGGTTACTGGACCACGGTGAAGTTCTCCGGCGCGCTGCCCGCCCGGCGGGTCAACGAGCTCCTCGACCGGGTCGAGATGCTCCAGCAGTCCGTCAAGTTCGCCCGCGAGGAGGCGAACAGCACCGAGGTCACCGACCAGCGGGTCGGCGAGGCGGTATTCGGCTACCTCTTCCGGTAGCCCCCACATACGCCCTCCGTCGCGAGCGGAGGGTGCGCGATGAGCGCAAGCTGAAACTGATGTTGAAGCTGATAAGGGTGTCAGTTGGGGGTTCGAATCCCTCTCCCCGCACCACGTGCGGGGGTGGCCCAAGCCCGGCAGAGGCGGCCCCGTGAAACTCAGATTCTCGCTCCAGTCTCAGTATTCGCCGCCGAACACCGGATCGACCGAGCGTGGGCGAACATCGACGGATGGGGGTTCAAGTCCCCCCGGCGCCTCTCTCGTGGCGCTGTAGTTCAAAGGCAGAACACGTCGATCTCAATATGACCCGCGGTTCTTAAACGCCGCCGGTGTGCGCAAATGGGTGGCAAGCTGGAGCCCGGGAGCTGGACATGCTCCCGGGCTCCGTCACATTCCGTCCCGTGGTCTGTGCTGTGACCGGGAAGGTTCACCGGGGTTGAGTAATCAGGGAGGCCTGTCTCCTTGGATGCTCTTTGAGCTGGTGACGCGATTTCAGGATTCCTGAAGCGTGCTCAGTTCTTCCCGTCCGGTCGATCCGTGGGGTGAGCCCGGTGCGATCAGTAGACGGACACGCCGTAGACGGCGAGGGGCTCGACCACCGGTTGGGCGAAGGTGGTGCCACCCGAAGCGCAATTGCCGCTGCCGCCGGAGATCAGGCCGATGGCCCGGGTGCCCGAGAAGACCGGGCCGCCGCTGGAGCCCGGTTCGGCGCAGAGGGTGGTCTGGACCAGGCCGTAGACGATGTCGCCGCCACCGTAGTTGACCGTGGCGTTCAGCGCGGTGACCGTGCCACTGTGTACGCCCGCTGTGGGGGCGCTGCTCATGACCTGCTGTCCGACGGTGGGATTACCGGCGGTGGTGATGTCCTGGTAGGTGCCGTTCTGGAGGGAGACGGAGCCCTCGGCGGCACTCTGGTCCGTGTAGCGGATGAGGGCGTAGTCGTTGCCCGGGAAACTGGAGTTGACGGTGGTGCCGATGCTGGAGACGTCGCCCGTGTTCGTGCAGTGACCCGCGGTCAGGGCGTATTTGATGCCCGCGCTGTCCCGCACGTTGAAACCGACCAGACACCGGATACCACCGGGCAGCTGGATGTACTCGCCTCCGGCGACGTACTTGGTGAGAATTCCGGTGGTGCGGTTGATCTCGGGCGCCCCGGCCGCAGTGGTCGCCGCCTGTGTGAGTGCGGTGAGTTCGCCGGCGTCGACCGTGCTGTCCACGGTGACGACCACCGTGCCGGTCGCCGCGTTCGTGTGCCACGCGCTGCCCCCGATATCCGCACGCGCCAGGGCGGCGTGCGCTGCGGTGAGCTGCGCCGCGGTGGGTCTGCCCGCGCCCGAGTCGGCGGCGGCGCCCGGTGCGGTCAGCGCGGTGGCGGCCAGCAGCCCGGAAGCTACGGCGACCAGTCGTGCGCGAGGGGCGGGAGTACGGTTCACGGAGTCCTCCACCATGTCATGCCTGCATCAATTTCGGTCCGCTCATGCTTCACCGCCAAACGCCGGCCGACAAGGTGGGGATTGAGCCGCCGCACGAGGAGTCCGGCGGTGGGGGCGCGATCGACGCCGCCGAACAGCTCCGGCGGCGTTCGGGGTGCTTCCGTGCGGGCGCGCACACGCTGGTGGCGGAGCCGTCACCATGTATCGGAACGGGTCGGCCACCAGCGGTGATCAGGGTGTTCAGAGACGTTCGATCCAGATGTTGCGGAACCTCGGGTTGTCGCCGGGGTCTCCGTGGTCCTGCAACCGGATGTGGCCCGGTGCCGGGCCCTCGGGCCGGCCCGCACCTGTGGTGCCGTCGATGCTGACGTCGTTGTGCACCGACCTGCCGTTCCAGCGGAGGGTCACGCGGGCGTTCTCCACCTTGTCGCCGTCGCTGTTGAAGCGAGCCGCCCGGAACTCGATGTCGTAGCTCTGCCAAGTGCGCGGCGCGGTCGACGCGTTGACGTCCGGTGCCTTCTGCCGGTAGATCGCGCCGGCATCGTCGTTACGGGGGGTGGCGACCCCGAAGGACTCCAGTACCTGCATTTCGTAGCGCTCCTGGATGTAGACCCCGCTGTTGCCCCGGGCCTGTCCGGTCACCTCCGGGGGGTAGTCCGGCTGGTACCACTCTGC
Proteins encoded in this window:
- a CDS encoding ester cyclase — encoded protein: MSDAELRNFFQRYIDALNSHEFQRMTEFIHDNPVMNGHPVTRDDVIAALEGHTDAVPDFTWRVEDLAIGGDRVAARLFNKGTPAKEWLGVPPTGATVEFAEYAFHRVREGASTR
- a CDS encoding S1 family peptidase; amino-acid sequence: MNRTPAPRARLVAVASGLLAATALTAPGAAADSGAGRPTAAQLTAAHAALARADIGGSAWHTNAATGTVVVTVDSTVDAGELTALTQAATTAAGAPEINRTTGILTKYVAGGEYIQLPGGIRCLVGFNVRDSAGIKYALTAGHCTNTGDVSSIGTTVNSSFPGNDYALIRYTDQSAAEGSVSLQNGTYQDITTAGNPTVGQQVMSSAPTAGVHSGTVTALNATVNYGGGDIVYGLVQTTLCAEPGSSGGPVFSGTRAIGLISGGSGNCASGGTTFAQPVVEPLAVYGVSVY